In one window of Porites lutea chromosome 8, jaPorLute2.1, whole genome shotgun sequence DNA:
- the LOC140945143 gene encoding octopamine receptor beta-2R-like — translation MVLFSQVIATFHALFDVIGLPGNLLVIVTIIIESRFHVMRYILLASLALSDFLLLVLVNSFRIGSIAQEHWLYGQTMCNLNPFFARYFYINTVLHLVAVSYDRYQAIVKSPLTYDGTIFTKTRMAFMALIWIIPIPLSIGPFLGWGKYVYNPEVFFCEQGWAEQSESIRVARVVLPAATLFVPFLVIVFLNVSVYKTAKRQINAIEVQVGSHADAESPQQQEMSRRIRDRKAAVDVSIIITAFLVCFLPTWIMGFFRNFVPGIDVPAEAVLGTSCIFFLTAICNPIIYSIRRREFRVALKKVFRRVGVCQDPNDNSV, via the coding sequence ATGGTCTTATTCTCTCAAGTGATAGCAACGTTCCACGCACTTTTCGACGTGATCGGCCTCCCCGGTAATTTATTAGTCATAGTGACGATTATCATCGAATCAAGGTTTCATGTGATGCGATATATTTTACTGGCCAGTCTCGCGTTATCGGACTTTCTGCTGTTGGTCCTCGTCAACTCTTTCCGCATTGGAAGCATAGCGCAAGAACATTGGTTATATGGCCAAACAATGTGCAATCTCAACCCTTTCTTTGCAAGATACTTTTATATAAACACGGTTCTTCACTTGGTAGCAGTGTCTTATGATCGATACCAAGCCATAGTTAAATCACCTCTGACGTATGATGGCACCATTTTTACGAAAACAAGAATGGCGTTTATGGCTCTCATCTGGATAATCCCGATTCCACTTTCCATCGGTCCATTTCTTGGTTGGGGAAAGTACGTTTACAACCCAGAGGTGTTTTTTTGCGAGCAGGGATGGGCTGAGCAGAGTGAGTCGATTAGAGTCGCCAGAGTCGTTTTACCGGCTGCGACCCTTTTTGTGCCATTTCTGGTCATTGTATTTCTAAACGTGTCAGTATACAAGACGGCAAAAAGGCAGATAAACGCCATTGAAGTCCAAGTGGGTAGCCACGCTGATGCTGAAAGCCCTCAACAGCAAGAAATGTCGAGGCGAATAAGAGATCGGAAGGCAGCTGTCGATGTCTCCATCATCATCACTGCGTTTTTGGTGTGCTTTCTCCCAACCTGGATTATGGGCTTTTTCCGCAATTTTGTCCCTGGAATCGATGTTCCAGCCGAGGCAGTCCTCGGCACATCGTGCATTTTCTTCCTCACCGCAATATGCAACCCGATCATCTATTCCATCCGTAGACGAGAATTCCGTGTCGCGTTGAAGAAAGTGTTCAGGAGGGTTGGAGTTTGTCAAGATCCTAACGATAACAGCGTTTGA
- the LOC140946329 gene encoding uncharacterized protein, whose product MKARLFFGFYAFLCSTFLFNISSCATVPKKTALKLKDFHAEQTKAFGNGALTGEGDNPVKGDHNDDDEDEGEWAEEEENEGEEDFKDFDEETEEEFANDGDDEDVDKENEGADDDEDDEWSTEKEGEDYVDEDEDEGDDGVDDEYADEENNEYDDDEDRLMDEEYAIDDEEDGHDVSKQLSDVSKDDDDSPEEPAITEKTLKLVNADRKVIRLNTNEVDDPQRRGRRGRRDRRGRRRRGGRRGRPRTRGGRQRRGRRGGRGRRGRRDRRGRRGGRRRRGRRGRRGRRGRGGRGRGRGREGPGGGGPPPPRPPPPPPPQPITSVGTIVPIFF is encoded by the exons ATGAAGGCACGGCTGTTTTTCGGCTTTTATGCTTTTCTGTGTTCCACGTTCTTATTCAATATCTCCAGTTGTGCTACAGTCCCTAAAAAAACAGCACTGAAGCTGAAAGATTTTCATGCTGAACAAACCAAGGCTTTTGGAAATGGTGCTTTAACTGGAGAAGGTGACAATCCGGTGAAAGGCGAccataatgacgatgatgaagatgaagGCGAATGGGCtgaggaagaagaaaacgaagGCGAAGAAGATTTTAAAGACTTTGACGAAGAAACTGAAGAAGAATTTGCAAATGATGGCGACGACGAAGATGTAGATAAAGAAAATGAAGGTgctgatgatgacgaagatgatgaATGGTCGACTGAGAAAGAAGGTGAAGATTATGTCGATGAAGACGAAGATGAAGGTGATGATGGTGTTGACGATGAATATGCAGATGAAGAAAATAATGAATACGACGATGATGAAGACCGCCTTATGGATGAAGAATACGCAATTGACGATGAAGAGGACGGTCATGATGTTTCCAAACAACTGAGCGATGTTAGCAAAGATGATGATGACTCGCCTGAGGAACCAGCAATAACCGAAAAAACATTAAAGTTGGTAAACGCTGACCGCAAAG TGATACGACTGAATACGAATGAAGTCGACGATCCGCAGCGACGTGGTAGAAGAGGACGAAGGGACAGACGTGGCAGACGGCGCAGAGGGGGGAGACGAGGCAGACCGCGAACACGAGGCGGACGGCAAAGACGTGGCAGAAGAGGTGGACGAGGAAGGCGTGGCAGGCGTGACAGGCGTGGCAGGCGTGGCGGACGTCGCAGAAGAGGTAGACGTGGTAGACGTGGCAGGCGCGGACGCGGTGGACGGGGCAGAGGAAGGGGACGCGAGGGCCCAGGAGGAGGAGGACCTCCACCGCCGCGGCCtccacctccacctcctccCCAACCTATAACCTCGGTTGGAACAATCGTTCCAATTTTTTTCTAG